Proteins from a single region of Nitrospirota bacterium:
- a CDS encoding HAMP domain-containing histidine kinase, translating into ELDENLLKKSVSSIMSEVIGLSNTINGFRNYYIANNELEEFNLEDLINSTVMIVEGYFKLKGFTFNKEFEDGLRINAYPNEFAQVLLNLLTNVQDVFEARHITNGIVNIRVYRDTDTNTTVITIADNGGGVCEENIHKIFDPYFTTKDKSKGTGLGLYISKLIIERSMNGTLSVKNTDGWAEFRIEI; encoded by the coding sequence GAATTAGATGAGAATCTTCTGAAAAAGAGTGTTTCGTCCATTATGTCAGAGGTGATTGGTTTATCAAACACGATAAATGGTTTCAGAAACTACTATATAGCTAATAATGAGCTGGAGGAGTTTAACTTAGAAGATTTGATAAACAGCACAGTAATGATTGTAGAAGGATATTTTAAACTGAAAGGTTTTACCTTCAACAAGGAGTTTGAAGATGGATTGAGGATAAATGCTTATCCGAATGAGTTTGCTCAGGTCTTATTGAATCTATTGACAAATGTTCAGGATGTGTTTGAAGCGAGGCATATTACTAACGGCATAGTTAATATAAGGGTATATAGAGACACTGATACTAACACAACAGTAATAACCATTGCAGACAATGGCGGCGGAGTGTGTGAGGAGAATATTCATAAGATATTTGACCCATATTTCACTACAAAAGATAAATCCAAGGGGACGGGGCTCGGTTTGTACATTTCAAAGTTAATCATAGAAAGGAGTATGAACGGCACTCTTTCTGTAAAAAACACCGATGGCTGGGCTGAGTTCAGGATAGAGATATGA